A part of Fibrobacter sp. UWB15 genomic DNA contains:
- a CDS encoding type II and III secretion system protein: MLWALFCFAPVQAVERAKTHVVERAEKPVTLDFVDTPIAEVVRLISLAYKTPVLVDDALDLKVTFHLDGVGVLDALTALCSAHGLELVQQESVFHVRRASVRGEHEFSLRDTLVTLSVKDKEVGEFVREFALNSGLNILASPGLEGRITGELRSMPAEAAFRSIMSVHGFRVWREGAILRVESPRLSSAGKASSEASDKIRIYKDGDLYSAEVNDGDLAQALNVLAEVAELNLALYGDIRESMRLKLHAVTLECLIESLFKGRRYSFALEGKTLYVSEGGTHKALSASKLYPLRHVHSERALAYLGKFAPSPNFVATEIKEQNALLLGGSHFEIQMAVDLLKQIDIPALQVTLSCIVVEFKRGRGFEIGLHSGATRKTAERDLGARGYFDFMGKDFSAAGAFGKIGLLPDRFELELASLEENNQAEVLARPRLTTLNGNKAELNVTNTVYYLVSQVSADGYPITDYRSFNDGISLELTPSVTQEGRITLEVSPEIKSAGRSSGDGPRDISTRNLKTMVVLADGETLCLGGLIRKSKSEVRSAVPFLGSIPLLGRLFSYTSEEEEENELAIFITPHVEKAGL, from the coding sequence TTGCTGTGGGCTTTATTCTGTTTCGCGCCCGTGCAGGCTGTCGAGCGCGCTAAAACGCATGTCGTCGAGCGCGCCGAAAAACCGGTGACACTGGATTTCGTGGATACGCCTATCGCCGAGGTGGTGCGCCTGATTTCGCTTGCGTACAAAACCCCCGTGTTGGTGGATGACGCCCTCGATTTGAAGGTGACGTTTCACTTGGACGGCGTGGGCGTACTGGATGCCTTGACCGCGCTGTGTTCCGCTCACGGGCTTGAACTGGTGCAGCAGGAATCCGTGTTCCATGTGCGGCGGGCGAGTGTTCGCGGCGAGCATGAGTTTTCCCTGCGCGACACGCTTGTAACGCTGTCGGTCAAGGATAAGGAAGTGGGCGAATTCGTGCGCGAGTTTGCCCTGAATTCCGGCCTGAACATTCTGGCGTCACCCGGGCTTGAAGGCCGTATTACGGGCGAGCTTCGCTCCATGCCGGCCGAGGCGGCATTTCGCTCTATAATGTCTGTACATGGTTTTCGGGTTTGGCGTGAAGGCGCAATCTTGCGGGTGGAAAGCCCGCGGTTGAGTTCTGCGGGTAAGGCATCAAGCGAAGCGAGCGATAAAATCCGGATTTACAAGGACGGCGACTTGTACAGCGCCGAGGTGAACGATGGCGATTTGGCGCAGGCGCTGAATGTACTTGCGGAAGTTGCGGAATTGAACTTGGCACTGTACGGCGACATTCGCGAAAGCATGCGGCTTAAATTGCATGCGGTGACGCTTGAATGCTTGATTGAGTCGCTGTTTAAGGGACGTCGTTACAGCTTTGCGCTTGAGGGCAAGACTTTGTACGTGAGCGAGGGTGGCACGCACAAGGCGCTTTCGGCGAGTAAGCTCTACCCGCTGCGGCATGTCCATAGCGAACGTGCGCTTGCGTACTTGGGCAAGTTTGCGCCCAGCCCGAACTTCGTGGCGACCGAAATCAAGGAACAGAATGCGCTCTTGTTGGGCGGTTCGCATTTTGAAATCCAGATGGCGGTGGATTTGCTCAAGCAGATTGATATTCCGGCGCTGCAGGTGACGCTCTCTTGCATCGTGGTGGAATTCAAGCGCGGGCGTGGCTTTGAAATCGGGCTGCATAGCGGTGCCACGCGTAAGACCGCGGAACGCGATCTTGGCGCGCGAGGCTACTTCGATTTTATGGGCAAGGATTTTTCGGCGGCGGGCGCTTTCGGTAAAATCGGGCTCTTGCCCGACCGCTTTGAACTGGAGCTCGCCTCGCTCGAAGAAAACAATCAGGCCGAGGTCCTCGCGCGCCCGCGCTTGACTACGCTCAACGGCAATAAGGCGGAACTCAATGTAACAAATACCGTCTACTACTTGGTGAGCCAAGTGTCTGCCGATGGTTACCCGATTACAGATTACCGCTCGTTCAACGATGGCATTTCGTTGGAACTCACGCCCTCGGTGACGCAAGAGGGGAGAATCACCTTAGAAGTTTCTCCCGAAATCAAGTCGGCCGGGCGCAGCTCCGGCGATGGCCCGCGCGACATTAGTACCCGAAACTTGAAGACGATGGTGGTGCTTGCCGATGGCGAAACGCTTTGCCTGGGCGGCCTGATTCGCAAGAGTAAATCAGAGGTTCGCTCGGCGGTGCCGTTTCTCGGGAGTATTCCTTTGCTTGGGCGTTTGTTCAGCTACACCTCCGAAGAGGAAGAAGAAAATGAACTTGCCATATTCATCACGCCGCATGTAGAAAAGGCGGGACTATGA
- a CDS encoding pilus assembly PilX N-terminal domain-containing protein: MDLDYGMGKRGAVLPLVLGILLAVTLLLTSLLQMPGGLQRVALRRAQMQQQIYDAESALLAYLEGFPELFFEGEPWNVALPSVERSRLGPWAQLSVNLPAPTGEASSRLQVLAGVACDSACNMLKSPKLRHEIYEGFKQQLNREITMVRPPLALETKSGNRRYFGRDFPQALWVQEGDLLLDLDGGENSAAQAFSGRFIADGSIDVRGSADVDSLRVYARGPIYLRGSLLRGSVKIKWLEAFSEDRIEISRGVEFSGIAIARHEVAFPTGVGKAQMRYPSFVTAAESADLPLDLKLDSILIPDFIDGDLKPFEWRLQ, translated from the coding sequence ATGGACCTTGATTATGGCATGGGTAAGCGGGGCGCGGTCTTGCCTCTAGTTTTAGGCATCCTTTTGGCGGTGACGCTCTTGCTGACGTCGCTTTTGCAAATGCCGGGAGGCCTGCAGCGTGTGGCATTGCGGCGTGCCCAAATGCAACAGCAAATTTATGATGCGGAATCGGCCCTCCTTGCTTACCTGGAAGGTTTTCCGGAACTTTTTTTCGAAGGTGAACCTTGGAATGTGGCTCTTCCGAGTGTTGAACGCTCGCGGCTTGGCCCGTGGGCGCAATTGTCGGTGAATTTGCCTGCGCCGACGGGCGAGGCGTCGTCGCGCCTTCAGGTGCTTGCGGGTGTTGCTTGCGACAGCGCCTGCAACATGCTCAAGTCGCCCAAGCTTCGGCATGAAATTTATGAGGGCTTCAAACAGCAACTGAATCGTGAAATCACCATGGTACGTCCGCCGCTCGCATTAGAAACCAAGTCGGGAAACCGCCGCTATTTCGGGCGTGACTTTCCGCAGGCGCTTTGGGTTCAAGAGGGGGACTTGTTGCTGGATTTGGATGGTGGCGAAAATTCAGCTGCGCAGGCGTTCTCCGGTCGCTTTATTGCAGACGGTTCAATCGATGTGCGCGGAAGTGCAGATGTCGATTCGCTTCGTGTGTATGCCCGAGGGCCTATTTACTTGCGCGGATCGCTTCTGCGGGGCTCTGTCAAAATCAAGTGGCTGGAGGCCTTTAGCGAAGACCGCATCGAGATTTCTCGAGGCGTGGAATTCTCGGGCATAGCCATTGCCCGGCACGAGGTTGCCTTCCCGACTGGGGTGGGCAAGGCACAAATGCGGTATCCTTCTTTTGTGACAGCTGCAGAATCGGCGGACCTACCGCTAGATTTGAAACTAGATTCCATCCTGATTCCCGACTTTATTGACGGTGACTTGAAACCCTTTGAGTGGAGGCTGCAATGA
- a CDS encoding PilW family protein, producing the protein MRAVRGFTLIELLVAVVAASTLSLVALQVYGAYHNLYLHLYGDYQKETAAILEELRRINPYCFGARIKR; encoded by the coding sequence ATGCGTGCGGTGAGAGGCTTTACCCTGATAGAACTCCTGGTTGCAGTCGTGGCCGCTTCGACTTTGTCGCTTGTGGCACTCCAGGTCTACGGGGCCTACCACAATCTTTACTTGCACCTTTATGGCGACTATCAAAAAGAAACCGCCGCAATCCTTGAGGAACTGCGGCGGATAAATCCTTATTGCTTTGGCGCTAGAATTAAGCGGTAG
- a CDS encoding glycosyltransferase: MAISTILLDIMFVVYVIAGIGLVIYGFSCYYSIYLFLKNSRTTRLSDRKKILQFYREHSMDELPQVTTQLPVFNEANCVERLLEAVCAIDYPKDKHEIQVLDDSTDECYEVAKKKVAELAAKGYDIKLIHRTNRSEFKAGALKEAMKVAKGEFLAIFDADFVPEKDFLLKTIPYLVMDDQIGLVQGRWGHLNRTESGLTLAQSIGIDGHFVVEQSARSWGKLFMNFNGTAGVWRKQAIYGGGGWEGDTLTEDMDLSYRSQLAGWKMKFVFDVIVPAELPNDINAFKAQQFRWAKGSIQTAIKILPRVLKAKVPLRVKIGAILHTTHYSIHPCMLFTALCAWPLLAFFEPVAHLPTWAYTVGFSFIFLAAIAPSVLYFVAQRCSGYTGWKIRLLSLPILMALGVGIAVSNSRAVFSAIIGAKGSFVRTPKSGGSKKKAKSHYAQKFPWQAVVELGVGIYCIFGLLEYIGAQKFIIGPFLALYSVGFLSVSVLSFMHYIGNLFEMHKARAAEKAAAKAEKATA, from the coding sequence ATGGCAATCAGTACAATCCTACTCGACATCATGTTCGTTGTCTACGTTATCGCGGGCATCGGACTTGTCATTTACGGTTTTAGCTGTTACTATAGCATCTACCTGTTCTTGAAGAACAGCCGCACCACACGTCTTTCCGACCGCAAAAAGATTCTGCAGTTCTATCGCGAACATTCTATGGACGAGTTGCCGCAGGTTACCACCCAGCTTCCCGTCTTTAACGAAGCCAACTGTGTCGAACGCCTACTCGAAGCCGTTTGCGCTATCGACTACCCCAAGGATAAGCACGAAATTCAGGTTCTCGACGACTCTACCGACGAATGCTACGAAGTTGCCAAGAAGAAAGTTGCAGAACTCGCCGCCAAGGGTTACGACATCAAGCTGATCCACCGCACGAACCGCTCCGAATTCAAGGCTGGCGCCCTTAAAGAAGCAATGAAAGTGGCCAAGGGCGAATTCCTCGCCATTTTCGACGCCGACTTCGTCCCCGAGAAGGACTTCCTCCTGAAGACCATCCCCTACCTGGTGATGGACGATCAGATCGGTCTGGTCCAGGGGCGCTGGGGCCACTTGAACCGCACCGAATCCGGTCTTACGCTCGCTCAGTCTATCGGTATCGACGGCCACTTCGTGGTGGAACAGTCGGCACGCAGCTGGGGCAAGCTCTTCATGAACTTCAACGGTACCGCAGGCGTGTGGCGCAAGCAGGCCATCTACGGCGGTGGCGGCTGGGAAGGCGACACCCTGACCGAAGACATGGACCTTTCTTACCGTTCTCAGCTCGCCGGTTGGAAGATGAAGTTCGTGTTCGACGTGATCGTTCCGGCCGAACTCCCCAACGACATCAACGCCTTCAAGGCACAGCAGTTCCGCTGGGCAAAGGGTTCTATCCAGACCGCAATCAAGATTTTGCCGCGCGTGCTCAAGGCCAAGGTTCCTCTCCGTGTAAAGATTGGCGCCATCCTCCACACGACGCACTACTCCATTCACCCCTGCATGCTCTTTACCGCCCTCTGTGCATGGCCGCTGCTTGCCTTCTTTGAACCGGTCGCACACCTGCCGACCTGGGCCTACACTGTCGGTTTCAGCTTTATCTTCCTCGCCGCAATCGCACCTTCTGTTCTTTACTTTGTCGCACAGCGCTGCTCCGGCTACACCGGTTGGAAGATCCGCCTGCTCAGCCTCCCGATCCTCATGGCTCTTGGTGTCGGCATTGCAGTGAGCAACTCCCGCGCCGTGTTCTCTGCCATAATCGGTGCCAAGGGCAGCTTTGTCCGCACCCCGAAGAGCGGCGGCTCCAAAAAGAAGGCCAAGAGCCACTACGCCCAGAAGTTCCCGTGGCAGGCTGTTGTCGAACTCGGCGTCGGCATCTACTGCATCTTCGGTCTTTTGGAATACATCGGTGCGCAGAAGTTCATTATCGGACCGTTCCTCGCCCTCTATTCCGTCGGTTTCCTCTCGGTGAGCGTGCTATCCTTCATGCACTACATCGGAAACCTCTTCGAAATGCACAAGGCTCGCGCTGCTGAAAAGGCCGCAGCCAAGGCAGAAAAGGCTACCGCTTAA
- a CDS encoding sulfurtransferase TusA family protein, translating into MLHSELAAKYRNLHGSLLHCGRDFIEKFIKYKCQMSVKNEKHALEKWMDAQKGNPGFEIALRRLISFACSEWYRRENLVTIAPEEALARVLAANLSDYPLGMWLDSPARFAPEIADFCERTKVEPLPETLKGGVPTLLDLRGVVCPNNAMRSRLVMSGLPDGAELEIYLDEGSPIENVPGALVADGHIVKKRQKKEGFWSISVVKRPGRV; encoded by the coding sequence TTGCTCCATTCGGAACTTGCGGCCAAATATAGAAACCTGCACGGAAGTTTGCTACATTGTGGCAGAGATTTTATTGAAAAATTTATCAAATATAAGTGCCAAATGTCTGTAAAAAACGAAAAACATGCACTTGAAAAATGGATGGACGCTCAAAAAGGGAATCCAGGCTTCGAAATTGCGCTCAGAAGGCTAATTTCGTTCGCCTGTTCGGAGTGGTACAGACGTGAAAATTTAGTTACGATAGCCCCCGAAGAAGCTCTTGCCCGGGTGCTAGCGGCGAATCTGTCCGACTACCCCCTGGGAATGTGGTTGGACTCGCCTGCGAGGTTTGCCCCCGAAATTGCCGATTTTTGTGAGAGGACCAAGGTGGAACCCCTGCCGGAAACCCTGAAAGGTGGGGTACCGACGCTGTTGGACCTACGCGGGGTCGTTTGTCCGAACAATGCCATGCGTAGTCGTCTGGTGATGTCAGGGCTCCCTGATGGGGCGGAACTGGAAATCTACCTGGACGAAGGGTCGCCTATCGAGAATGTGCCTGGAGCCCTAGTCGCCGATGGCCATATTGTCAAAAAAAGGCAAAAAAAAGAGGGCTTTTGGTCGATTTCTGTGGTCAAACGGCCTGGAAGAGTGTAG
- a CDS encoding ammonium transporter encodes MNEAATVVPVSDAIFMTENIWIMISAMLVFIMGLGFACVEAGLVRAKCAANVAFKNIAVPAIGITMYAAIGFALMYPGTFNAISGVLGFAGFGIGDWADPSKFTAAYNGHFTLFTDWLFQAMFAATAATIVSGAVAERVKLNSFLVFTVVYVALVYPIVGSWTWGGGWLSTIGKAGFHDLAGSTLVHSVGGWAALAGVMILGPRIGKYVNGKVHAIPAHNIPLATIGVFMLWFGWWGFNAGSALSGDPKATSWILVTTNLAAVAGIITATLTSWIVSKKPDATMALNGCLAGLVAITAGADVVTPLSSWIIGAIAGVLVVGAVFMFDRLHLDDPVGALSVHLVNGVWGTLAVGIFDITGDYTLGTQAIGVIAYAVPCFGAASLIFYAIKKTMGLRVTERQELRGLDQSEHGQESYSGFQIFSNM; translated from the coding sequence ATGAACGAAGCAGCAACTGTCGTACCTGTCAGCGACGCCATCTTTATGACAGAAAACATTTGGATCATGATTAGCGCCATGCTGGTGTTTATCATGGGCCTGGGCTTTGCCTGTGTCGAAGCGGGTCTTGTTCGCGCGAAATGCGCGGCCAACGTCGCTTTCAAAAACATCGCGGTTCCCGCCATAGGAATTACGATGTATGCCGCCATCGGCTTTGCCCTCATGTACCCCGGAACGTTCAACGCGATCTCCGGTGTACTTGGATTTGCCGGATTCGGTATCGGTGACTGGGCAGACCCCTCCAAGTTCACCGCCGCCTACAACGGCCACTTCACCCTCTTCACCGACTGGTTGTTCCAGGCGATGTTTGCAGCAACCGCGGCTACCATTGTTTCTGGCGCTGTCGCCGAACGTGTGAAGCTGAACTCCTTCCTCGTCTTCACTGTTGTCTACGTGGCTCTCGTCTACCCCATCGTGGGTAGCTGGACATGGGGCGGCGGCTGGCTTTCTACCATCGGCAAGGCCGGTTTCCATGACCTCGCAGGCTCTACGCTCGTCCACTCCGTAGGCGGCTGGGCAGCTCTCGCCGGTGTCATGATCCTTGGACCGCGTATCGGCAAGTATGTGAACGGCAAGGTGCACGCCATTCCGGCCCACAACATTCCGCTTGCTACCATCGGCGTGTTCATGCTGTGGTTCGGTTGGTGGGGATTCAACGCCGGTTCCGCACTCTCTGGCGACCCGAAGGCAACTAGCTGGATTTTGGTGACCACGAACCTCGCTGCCGTCGCAGGCATCATTACCGCAACGCTCACCAGCTGGATTGTTTCGAAGAAGCCGGACGCCACCATGGCCCTCAACGGATGCCTTGCCGGCCTCGTGGCAATCACTGCCGGTGCAGACGTTGTCACCCCGCTTTCTTCCTGGATTATCGGTGCCATCGCTGGTGTGCTCGTTGTCGGCGCAGTCTTCATGTTTGACCGCCTGCACTTGGATGACCCGGTCGGTGCACTCTCGGTTCACCTGGTGAACGGTGTGTGGGGTACGCTCGCTGTCGGTATCTTCGATATCACTGGCGACTACACCCTCGGCACTCAAGCCATCGGCGTGATCGCTTACGCGGTTCCCTGCTTCGGTGCTGCTAGCCTCATCTTCTACGCCATCAAGAAGACGATGGGACTGCGCGTTACCGAGCGTCAAGAACTCCGCGGCCTCGACCAAAGCGAACACGGACAAGAATCCTACAGTGGCTTCCAAATCTTCAGCAACATGTAA
- a CDS encoding P-II family nitrogen regulator: protein MKLVTAYIQPERLNLVKQELYENKIYKMSVTNVLGCGQQRGYNQRFRGVVTEVNLLKKICLKIAVNDEFVQPCIDAIIKGARTGAIGDGKIFVTELEQCIRIRTGETGPEAIG from the coding sequence ATGAAGCTAGTTACAGCTTATATCCAACCCGAACGACTAAACCTCGTAAAGCAAGAACTTTACGAAAACAAGATCTACAAGATGTCTGTCACGAACGTGCTTGGCTGCGGGCAGCAGCGCGGTTACAACCAACGTTTCCGCGGCGTGGTGACTGAGGTTAATTTGCTCAAAAAGATCTGCTTGAAGATTGCTGTGAATGACGAATTCGTGCAGCCTTGCATCGACGCTATCATCAAAGGCGCACGCACAGGCGCCATCGGCGACGGCAAGATTTTTGTGACCGAACTCGAACAGTGCATCCGCATTCGCACCGGCGAAACCGGCCCGGAGGCAATTGGATAA
- a CDS encoding TIGR02147 family protein — translation MKPIIEYSDFRQYLLDYYEERKRISAFSWREFSKVAGFTSSSYMKVVCDGKSKLSKIGVERVAAAIGLTGFELDYFRAMVKFGQAANEETKKAAYRDMLAIAKVHKVRVLEGDLFAYYDTWRNPMMRELAPLMPGATPGEMAKMCYAETSAQEVRESLDFLTRTGLLKKEKDGAFKQSETSVSGTPDATRLALRGMHRQMAQLAAPALELPATERNFSGVTMGVSRESYDRIVKALDDCRRQIIAIAAEDKGIEQVYRLNLQLFPLTKSIKESKNEKA, via the coding sequence ATGAAACCGATTATCGAATATTCAGACTTTCGCCAGTATCTGCTGGACTACTACGAGGAGCGTAAACGCATTTCCGCTTTCTCGTGGCGCGAATTCTCGAAAGTCGCAGGCTTCACCTCTTCTTCTTATATGAAGGTGGTGTGCGACGGAAAGAGCAAGCTCAGCAAGATTGGCGTGGAACGCGTTGCCGCGGCAATCGGACTCACAGGGTTTGAGCTCGACTATTTCCGCGCGATGGTCAAGTTCGGCCAGGCCGCAAACGAAGAAACCAAGAAGGCTGCCTACCGCGACATGCTCGCGATTGCGAAGGTGCATAAGGTGCGCGTGTTGGAAGGGGACTTGTTCGCCTATTACGACACTTGGCGTAACCCCATGATGCGTGAACTTGCCCCGCTGATGCCCGGCGCTACCCCGGGCGAGATGGCCAAGATGTGCTACGCCGAAACATCGGCTCAGGAAGTCCGCGAATCGCTTGATTTTTTGACTAGGACCGGGCTTCTCAAGAAAGAAAAGGACGGCGCTTTCAAGCAGTCCGAAACGTCTGTGAGCGGCACCCCTGATGCAACCAGGCTTGCACTCCGCGGAATGCACCGCCAGATGGCACAGCTTGCCGCTCCGGCTCTTGAGTTGCCAGCAACCGAACGCAACTTCAGCGGCGTCACCATGGGAGTGTCTCGCGAGAGCTATGACCGCATTGTCAAGGCGCTGGACGATTGCCGCCGACAGATTATCGCAATTGCCGCCGAAGACAAAGGCATCGAACAGGTTTACCGTTTGAATTTACAATTATTCCCGCTTACCAAAAGCATAAAGGAGAGCAAAAATGAAAAAGCTTAA
- a CDS encoding radical SAM protein yields MKVCEIFRSIEGEGLRTGLPAVFIRLHGCNLRCSYCDSMYAVEGGDYKQMNVTQVLDAVKKFSGITHVTLTGGEPLIHQNVEDLLSQLSGNGYRVNIETNGTVPCKWHFPGLFYTMDWKCKSSGMSVKMKMENLETLGSEDVLKFVVGTIEDLEETETVVKSLAEKKDDMPHLFVSPVFGNLSNEEIVNWLLNSNIMVKNNVRFQVQLHKIIWDPERRGV; encoded by the coding sequence ATGAAAGTCTGCGAAATTTTTAGAAGCATCGAAGGCGAAGGCCTACGAACAGGGCTTCCTGCAGTATTCATAAGACTTCACGGTTGCAACTTGCGCTGTAGCTATTGCGATTCGATGTACGCCGTTGAAGGAGGCGACTACAAACAAATGAACGTCACGCAGGTTTTAGACGCCGTTAAAAAATTCAGCGGCATAACCCACGTAACGCTTACCGGCGGAGAGCCCCTGATTCACCAAAATGTAGAGGATTTGCTCAGCCAGCTAAGCGGCAACGGCTACCGAGTCAACATCGAAACCAACGGAACCGTCCCTTGCAAATGGCATTTTCCCGGTTTATTCTACACTATGGACTGGAAATGCAAAAGCAGCGGAATGTCCGTCAAGATGAAGATGGAAAACCTCGAAACACTCGGAAGCGAAGACGTCCTTAAATTTGTGGTAGGTACAATCGAAGACCTCGAAGAAACCGAAACCGTCGTCAAGAGCCTAGCAGAAAAAAAAGACGACATGCCGCATCTATTCGTTTCGCCCGTTTTCGGAAATTTATCCAACGAAGAAATCGTGAACTGGTTACTGAACAGCAACATCATGGTCAAAAACAACGTACGGTTTCAAGTCCAGTTACATAAAATAATCTGGGATCCTGAACGCCGCGGCGTCTGA
- the queD gene encoding 6-carboxytetrahydropterin synthase QueD yields MYRVIKRMEISGAHKLSLPYESKCRGLHGHNWIITVFCQSETLDENGMVVDFSRIKELVHGKLDHQFLNDVMDANPTAENMARWICEQVPHCYKVQIQESEGNLVEYEV; encoded by the coding sequence ATGTACAGGGTCATCAAACGCATGGAAATTTCGGGAGCGCACAAACTTTCGCTCCCCTACGAAAGCAAATGCCGCGGCCTGCATGGCCACAACTGGATTATTACGGTGTTCTGCCAGTCCGAAACGCTCGACGAAAACGGCATGGTCGTCGATTTTTCACGCATCAAGGAACTCGTTCACGGCAAGCTGGATCACCAGTTCTTAAACGACGTGATGGACGCTAACCCCACCGCCGAAAACATGGCCCGTTGGATTTGCGAACAAGTCCCCCACTGCTACAAGGTGCAGATCCAGGAAAGCGAAGGCAATCTCGTAGAATACGAGGTCTAG
- the queC gene encoding 7-cyano-7-deazaguanine synthase QueC, with amino-acid sequence MKNALLVLSGGMDSTTLLYERADEIALAVSFDYGSNHNDQEIPFAKYHCEKLGIPHLTIPLKFMHDYFKSSLLEGADAIPEGSYDSENMKSTVVPFRNGIMLSVAAGLAESRDLTKVMMANHFGDHAIYPDCREEFVKNMSAAIAAGTYASITIDAPYTNISKADIARKGKALGIDYSQTWSCYKGGKIHCGKCGTCLERKEALVEAGIEDTTEYGA; translated from the coding sequence ATGAAAAACGCCTTGCTGGTACTCTCCGGCGGAATGGACAGTACCACCCTCCTTTACGAACGCGCCGACGAAATCGCGCTCGCTGTTTCGTTCGATTATGGCAGCAACCATAACGACCAGGAAATTCCCTTTGCCAAGTACCACTGCGAAAAGCTCGGGATTCCGCACCTGACGATTCCCCTCAAGTTCATGCATGACTATTTCAAGTCATCGCTTTTAGAAGGCGCAGATGCAATTCCCGAAGGAAGTTACGACAGCGAAAACATGAAATCGACTGTAGTCCCCTTCCGTAACGGAATCATGCTTTCCGTAGCCGCAGGCCTTGCCGAAAGTCGCGACCTCACCAAGGTCATGATGGCAAATCACTTTGGCGACCACGCCATTTACCCAGACTGTCGCGAAGAATTCGTCAAGAATATGTCGGCGGCCATTGCGGCAGGCACTTACGCAAGCATTACTATAGACGCCCCTTACACCAATATTTCTAAAGCAGACATCGCCCGCAAGGGGAAAGCCCTCGGCATCGATTACAGCCAAACCTGGTCTTGCTACAAGGGCGGAAAAATCCATTGCGGCAAATGCGGCACCTGCCTCGAACGAAAAGAAGCCCTCGTCGAAGCGGGCATCGAAGACACCACGGAATATGGAGCGTAA